The following are encoded in a window of Ferribacterium limneticum genomic DNA:
- the fdx gene encoding ISC system 2Fe-2S type ferredoxin — protein MTQLIVLPHLELCPDGAVIEAEEGKSICENLLANEIELDHACEMSCACTTCHVIVRDGFDSLEPAEDIEEDLLDKAWGLEPNSRLGCQAIVRSTPITVEIPKYSINMAKEGHRK, from the coding sequence ATGACGCAATTGATCGTCCTGCCACATCTTGAACTTTGCCCGGATGGCGCCGTCATTGAAGCGGAAGAGGGTAAATCGATTTGTGAGAATCTGTTGGCCAACGAGATCGAACTCGATCATGCCTGCGAAATGTCTTGTGCCTGCACCACCTGCCACGTCATCGTGCGCGATGGCTTCGACTCGTTGGAGCCGGCTGAAGACATCGAAGAAGATCTCCTCGACAAGGCCTGGGGCCTGGAACCCAATTCGCGCCTCGGTTGCCAGGCAATCGTACGGTCAACGCCAATAACAGTCGAAATTCCGAAATACAGCATCAACATGGCGAAGGAGGGGCATCGCAAATGA
- the iscX gene encoding Fe-S cluster assembly protein IscX yields MKWTDINDIAIELTDTHPDKDPLTVNFVDLRDWVMALPGFSDDPKHCGEKILEAIQQAWIDEVA; encoded by the coding sequence ATGAAATGGACCGACATCAACGATATCGCCATCGAGCTGACCGATACCCACCCGGACAAGGATCCGCTGACAGTCAATTTCGTCGATCTGCGTGACTGGGTGATGGCTTTGCCCGGTTTTAGCGACGACCCTAAACACTGCGGTGAAAAGATTCTCGAAGCGATCCAGCAGGCGTGGATCGACGAGGTCGCGTAA
- a CDS encoding YkgJ family cysteine cluster protein, with protein sequence MDGDDVPRRFSTQDDWGGWVMRRLDDGWCAALDRDTMRCTIYDRRPDNCRVFEMGDSDCQRERQLFYAPA encoded by the coding sequence ATGGACGGAGATGATGTACCTCGCCGTTTTTCCACACAGGATGATTGGGGTGGCTGGGTCATGCGGCGCCTCGATGATGGCTGGTGTGCAGCGCTTGATCGTGACACCATGCGTTGCACCATTTATGATCGCCGACCCGATAATTGCCGGGTGTTTGAAATGGGCGACAGCGATTGCCAGCGCGAACGGCAACTTTTCTACGCCCCAGCCTGA